GTGAAGCCACGGCTGCCGGCGCTGTCCCCGTGGGAGCTGACACTCATCTCcaaggggctctgggagtgccACCGAGCCGGGACGTGCCAGGCCGTGCCATCCAACCAGTGACATGCCATTCCACCCCACTCTCTGATCCAAgaattgctgctcctccctgttgTGGGGCAAAAGTTGGAAGTTGATTTTCTCCCAGTGGCTCTGGCCAAGCcctgaggcaggggcaggacctttccctggagctctgagggtgctgggtttgttcagctgcagcagagcagacgcagctcagagctccccgggggctgcggctcctcccgaggggcagcTCCGACCTCTGTcccgggggagcagggacagcacccgagggaagggctggggctgggccagggcagggctgggctggagagcagcaaaagcttcttCCCCCACAGGGGCTCAGGTactgaccaggctccccagggaatgctcaTAGCCCCaaagctggcagagctgcaggagcctttggacaccgctcccagggatggacaggctgggattgttgggctgtcctggacagggccagggcttggactccatgatccccgtggctccctcccagctcagcccattctgcaattctcaccctttggctcagcctttgtgtcccctgcaggcgctggcagagctgttgggtggggcaggagcagggcagccccagcgttcCCGTCTGTGTGACACAACAGGGACAGTCCCAacattccatccctggaaacgcTCCAAGGGAAGTGTCCACACCCGTGTCCAGTCCACAGAACTGACCGGCCactgaccctgagtgaccacggccctgccagcccggaggcaccgctggggcagctgcatctcagccgtgtcccagctcctgcagcccctcctctgccccaaaccctcctgcaccacagggaggggctCATTTCAGTGCCCCTCAGGGGTCTCCTCTTGGGGTTGGAGAACACCTGGCAATGGAACCTTGGGGTGAAACGTAGAGATTTTGGTCCTCCCTAGCAAGGCCAGAActgaaactttgttccttttgccttgGTGCCTTGGAGGCCCCCGGGTGTTTTCTGCACTgagttccagcccccagcactcaCTGAAGGCGCTCCCTGCAAATGTCCCACTGCCAGTGCCCTGTCCTTGTGTCACCTTCTGaggctgggcatgaacagagctCCTGGACTTGCATTTGCAAGTGGAAACCAAAACTGAGGGACTGGAGATGCTTGAATACAAAAACTGGAATGGGAGCATCTGTCAAGAGGAAAATCTCCTGCTCCTATGCCCGCCCATGTGAACTCTGGAATTCTCTTCTTCTGAGGGACTTGAGGtgtctggctgagcaggaaaggtgaccctgagacaggagttttccTTTGCTAAAGGAAAGCCTCAGCATAGAAAGAATATTGCGCCCTCAGCAAGGAGAGTTGTATTAAAAGAGCTGTCACATCAATGCTCTGTTAGACATAGAAAGATGTGGCACCATCCTTTCTTCCCTCTAGCCCTCATCTGGAACTTGGAttgaacagggacaggaggagaaaggaatttccctgccagggcagggctgtggtgcaacacatcccccagcaggagtctggagcagcccaaggctctgtgtgcccaggcagaggcaggcaggacgcagagctgtcagcaaaggaagggcccagccaggtggggcagctgggggatgaggacagcctgcagggacagaggcgcagggcatggacaccgtagcacagcctgggctgcacagggcacaggcatgggcagcagctgaaaggccctgacacagccaactcctgcagcacttgggccatggctgctggccctgggcctgaggcatcaggaggggacaagtgacccttgcaggcctggggcctcattgcctccttgtccctgctcagcagcctggcaggggccgccccatggtgctgcccttggcattgcacatccccacatcccagtggcctgggaagagccctgagcaaggagggagggacaggatctgccttggcaggggctggggctcaggccttggccctttgcattcctgaaacacatccaggtttggTCAGCATCAGAGAaacctttgccttgtttgtgtccacctgtcatcactgcctgcagtgttctgccTTAGCTGGTACCTGGGGACACTTTCTCAGTCATGTCTCTTAGTGGGACCCATTAAAACTTTAAGAAACTTCagtatttccatttaattttgaGTTCTTGAAAAGTTCTTTGAACACTCTCTCAGGGACTGAGTCTGATGTAAACAACACCAAACCTCAAGAGATTCATTAAAgtccttgtgctgtgtctgtgatgctgagctgggatgggctctgggaacagaggcagctcctggcaatCAAGGGaagctttaaaaagacatttctcctgaggagcagcttctccttcagcccagcagggctgagggtgctgcctgcaggtacCTGAGAGAAATGAAGCAGACACAGGATCAAAGAAACTGGAAGGACAATTCCGTGCTTCTTCGTGGAGAAATGTTCACCACTTGTGACAGGGTAagtgtgtggctgcagggatgtcctcaagctgagccaggacagcactgaggtgactgtaaggatggctctgctgcccttgctgctttgggggaggatgtgctccagagcggggctgccctgggcaccgtcagagggacagggcaggacggctcctgctgccagggacggctgcaggggctgaagctggggctgcagccagggctgcccagggctgtggtgcagagcaggtgctgcagccctgagggctcttggccagcccagagcatctgccacctgccaggggcagctctcagcctgcctgggagctcccatggactgtggggagaagttggaggtggaaggagccacccccatcagggcagattcctgcttctgtggagatggtgctgcatggccagggctgctctcagctttgtcatgaaggaaagggaaaggggctgtcAGGGTTGGCTGTGTCACTGACACTCCTGCACTGTCACCCTGGGGATCAGCAGATGTGCTCAGAGCTCCCTCAGAAagtgcctcctcaccctcctctacccacagacagcagcagcagcaccttggcttgCAGCATCTCTGTTTGAGCTGCCCTTAAGGGcctggtgccagggagatgcccctgggcagtgccctgtgctgggaggggtgtgcagggcagagctgagcccccagggctgggctgggctctgggagcagtggcagggacaaGGCTTGGATGGAGAGAAACAGCTCGTGAtaggcacagctccaggcatgAGAGAGACAGACCAACCCTTGATATCCCCATCTGTAAaggaatagagaaaaaaaaggagagaagaatttagggaaatttattttgaaattgaaACTTTCAGATAGtccactttatttttcaggaaactTTTAAGTGCAATCACACTGAAATAGAAGGAGGTGTAATGAGCAAAGGGCACCTCTGTGGGGGCCAGCAGGTCTGActgccctggggcagagggagctctGCTTTCCGTCTGGACTCCCCAGTTTTCACACTGAGAGCAATACTTAAGATGCAGCAGTAACTAAGCAGCAGCAGATACCTGAACTTAAAAAAGTTTAGCAAAATtcattcacaggaaaaaaagtcatttatAGGGGATTCCAAATACAATACATAGGACTGACTAAAATAAAATGATCCCAGCTTGTCAATGTCTTCTCTCAACAGTCCATGATGCCCAGAATGAAgaaatgtccaacagcagctccatcagccacttcctcctgctgccattggcacacacgcggcagctgcagctcctgcacttctgcctcttcctggccatctccctggctgccctcctggccaacggcctcatcatcagcgccgtagcctgcggccacctcctgcacagccccatgttcttcttcctgctcaacctggccctcagcgacctgggctccatctgcaccactgtccccaaagccatgcacaattccctctgggacaccaggagcATCTCCTACgcaggatgtgctgcacagctttttttctttgcctttttcatTACATCAGAATTTGCCCTTCTCACAGTTATGTGCTACGACCgctacgtgtccatctgcaaacccctgcactacgggaccctcctgggcagcagagcttgtgcccacatggcagcagctgcctgggccagtgcctttctctaCGCTCTGCTGCAGACggccaatacattttccctgcccctgtgccatggcaatgccctgggccagttcttctgtgaaatcccacagaTCCTCAAGCTCTCTTGCTCACACTCCAAACTCAGGGCACTTGGGCTTCTTATGGTTGGTGCCTGTATAGCTTTTGGCTGTTTtctgttcattgttttctcctatgtgcagatcttcagggTTGTGCTGAagatcccctctgagcagcgacggcacaaagccttttccacctgcctccctcacctggctgtggtTTCCCTGTTTGTCAGCACTGGCTTTTTTGCCTACCTGAAgcccccctccatctcctccccatccctggacctggccctgtcagttctgtactcGGTGGTGCCTCCGGTcctgaaccccctcatctacagcctgaggaaccaggagctcaaggctgcagtgaggaCACTGATCACTGGATGATTTCAGGAACATTAAACAGCTGGCAAATTTATGAAAATCGtttgtaataaaataatatttcataacACTTGTCAGTTTGTATGGcgggttttttctttgttttagttttcAGTGATATTCACAAACCAAGAACGCTGTTTATgccctttctctttttgttaTTCTCCACATTTTCTCTGGTCCAATACAGTGTCAATGAGGAGCTGTGCTCTAGGTAAGTTTTCaaggaacaaaattatttcctagCAGAGTTTTCACAGGAAATCCCCCTTTAGTTCCCTtctcagtggctgcagcagcaatgtctgtgtgcagagctggggcagatcagtgctggcacagcagctgtgcccagcagcagcagcacttggtgttgccagtgctgctgccgtggccctgccccgctgccctcctggccctgctgttgctgtagggcctgagtgctctcggggccgggcacagggctgggggtggcagtgccggggctgcagcagggacaggccatgggcactgctggggcagcgctgacgcctcaggccagggcctgggggctgcaggctccttgcccaggctctctccacaacacggccaggccaatgctcagcacagaaaagccccgtcagcagccccaggctggccgtgggcaggctggggacaaaCAGCATCGCACCATGGGAAcgtcccttggggagcaggatcatcctccaagtgcctcaggaattgtctgcaggctcctgcagtgcctcctgctgctcccttgccagaggcaccacaggccatgggggcacatctgccctgctgtgtctgcctgtggggctccctgctctgggcaatgaggaggggctgcagaggctctgcaggactgacaggatgggctctggggctgtgaggagaagctgagggacctgggctggtggtttcagagaatcacagaatcagccaAGCTGGAAAAAACCTTGGCGATGATTAAGTTTAACCTGTGCCCTGACACCACGTTGTctgccctgagcctcctcttctccaggatcaacaaccccagctccctcagccactcctcacagcacttgtgttccacacccttcaccagccttgttgcccttctctggacacgctccagcccctccatgtccttcctaaattgggggcccagaactggacacagcactcgaggtgcagcctcaccactgcccagcacaggggaagaatccctgccctgctcctgctgcccacaccattcctgatccaggccaggagccattggccttcttgcccacctgcccacactgctgcctcatgtccagcctgctgtccagcactgccccacgtccctttctgcctgcccactgtccagccactctgtccccagcctgcagcactgcagggcttgttgtggccaaagtgcaggacctggcccttggtcttgttcagcctcaccctgttggatttgggccctggatccagcctgtgcagggccctgtgcacagccctcctaccctccagcacatccacactcacacccagcttggtgtcacctgcaaatttgctgatgctggactcaatcccctcctgcagatcctcagtgcagatattgcaatccccgctggctgcctctgagccctgggccatcctgggggtgccctgggatggctctcaaggggatctgttccatccccttgctgggcacccagggcaggctgacaggcctgcagttccccacatcctccttccagcccttcttggggatgggctcccattggcacctccagtcctctgggccctccctgctgagccaggactgaggagaaatgatggagagcagcttggggagctcatccagcagctccctcatggcCCTAGCATGGATCCCAGCTGGTCCCAGAGACACCTGTGAGCATCTGAGTGCCTCAGCAggtccccagctgcttcctcctggattGCAGGGGGGCTCTTCTACTCCCTGTGCCCATCTACCAGCTCAGGAGGACTCTTGTCCTGAGGACAGCCTGTCTTCTTgttgaaaactgaagaaaagatgGGGTTAAATACTGAGTTGTGGAATAAGGTTTTTACAATTTTAAATCCTAAAGTGTTCTGCTCACACTGGAACTTGGGGACACTTTCAAAGTCGTGTCCCTCAGTAGAACCCATTCAAACCTCAAGAAACTTTGGAGTTTGGTTCTGATTTTGAATGCTTGAGAGATTTCTTCAACTCCCTCTCAGTGACTGATGCTCAGGGACCCAGCACCCAACCCACAGGAGAAGTCCtggtgctgtgtctgtgctgctgagctgggccgggctcctggcacagaggcagctcctggcaagggcagcactgcagagacagctctgcccaggagcagctcctctccagcccagcagggctggggcactgcctgcagccaccccgggcacagcacagaggcacagagagatgggagcagcctgggctgggagggtgaCTGAGCTCTCAGTAGGGGAGAAATCTGCACAGTGTTTGCATC
This sequence is a window from Prinia subflava isolate CZ2003 ecotype Zambia chromosome 27, Cam_Psub_1.2, whole genome shotgun sequence. Protein-coding genes within it:
- the LOC134562421 gene encoding olfactory receptor 14A16-like isoform X2 — translated: MGRVHDAQNEEMSNSSSISHFLLLPLAHTRQLQLLHFCLFLAISLAALLANGLIISAVACGHLLHSPMFFFLLNLALSDLGSICTTVPKAMHNSLWDTRSISYAGCAAQLFFFAFFITSEFALLTVMCYDRYVSICKPLHYGTLLGSRACAHMAAAAWASAFLYALLQTANTFSLPLCHGNALGQFFCEIPQILKLSCSHSKLRALGLLMVGACIAFGCFLFIVFSYVQIFRVVLKIPSEQRRHKAFSTCLPHLAVVSLFVSTGFFAYLKPPSISSPSLDLALSVLYSVVPPVLNPLIYSLRNQELKAAVRTLITG
- the LOC134562421 gene encoding olfactory receptor 14A16-like isoform X1, which encodes MGGVHDAQNEEMSNSSSISHFLLLPLAHTRQLQLLHFCLFLAISLAALLANGLIISAVACGHLLHSPMFFFLLNLALSDLGSICTTVPKAMHNSLWDTRSISYAGCAAQLFFFAFFITSEFALLTVMCYDRYVSICKPLHYGTLLGSRACAHMAAAAWASAFLYALLQTANTFSLPLCHGNALGQFFCEIPQILKLSCSHSKLRALGLLMVGACIAFGCFLFIVFSYVQIFRVVLKIPSEQRRHKAFSTCLPHLAVVSLFVSTGFFAYLKPPSISSPSLDLALSVLYSVVPPVLNPLIYSLRNQELKAAVRTLITG